One Lottiidibacillus patelloidae DNA segment encodes these proteins:
- a CDS encoding DsbA family oxidoreductase, with protein sequence MGKKRLEDALQKVNQPVEVVFRSFELDPTMEKEVNMSIHEKLAQKYGMSIEQAKMNARNVEQMAQTVGLEFRFDKMILTNTFDAHRLAMFAKEHGKMHEMTERLLKAYYTEGKHIGDHATLVELAQEVGFDSEEVTTLLAGDDMSNLVRSDEKEAAELGITSIPFFLINRKYAITGAQSEEAFIEAIEQITTQDGPFTNIKDGVLCDENGCEIPKK encoded by the coding sequence ATTGGCAAAAAGCGTCTGGAGGACGCTCTTCAAAAAGTAAATCAACCAGTTGAAGTTGTATTTCGCAGCTTTGAGTTAGATCCTACAATGGAAAAAGAAGTGAATATGTCTATTCACGAAAAGCTAGCGCAAAAGTATGGGATGAGTATCGAACAGGCAAAAATGAACGCTCGTAATGTTGAACAAATGGCTCAAACAGTCGGGCTCGAGTTCCGTTTTGATAAAATGATTTTAACGAATACATTTGATGCACATCGCTTAGCAATGTTTGCAAAAGAACATGGCAAGATGCATGAAATGACGGAAAGGCTTTTGAAAGCATACTATACAGAAGGAAAGCACATCGGTGATCACGCAACACTCGTTGAACTTGCACAAGAAGTTGGTTTTGACAGTGAAGAAGTTACTACACTGTTAGCCGGTGATGACATGAGTAATCTTGTTCGCTCTGATGAAAAAGAAGCTGCCGAGTTAGGCATTACAAGTATTCCGTTTTTCCTTATTAACCGTAAATATGCAATTACAGGCGCTCAGTCTGAGGAAGCATTTATCGAAGCAATTGAACAAATAACTACTCAAGATGGCCCATTTACAAATATTAAAGACGGAGTTCTATGCGATGAAAATGGTTGCGAAATTCCGAAAAAATAA
- a CDS encoding metallophosphoesterase family protein, whose amino-acid sequence MNVLIISDTHGWKDQLLQVIERHKNEVDAIIHCGDSELPVDAKELEGVLTVQGNCDIAPFPEEIIQEINGKVFYITHGHYYNVKHSLMNLMYRSEEVGADIVCFGHSHVFTSERSNDKLFINPGSLKNPRLVTTGTYAIYTLHDDRSEEVTYYDLQGNVMKEWSKTF is encoded by the coding sequence ATGAACGTACTAATTATTAGTGACACGCATGGGTGGAAAGATCAGTTATTGCAAGTAATAGAGCGTCATAAAAATGAAGTGGATGCAATAATCCATTGTGGTGATTCCGAATTGCCAGTTGACGCAAAAGAACTAGAAGGAGTTTTAACTGTTCAAGGAAATTGTGACATAGCTCCTTTTCCAGAAGAAATCATTCAAGAGATTAATGGCAAAGTGTTTTACATTACACATGGTCATTATTACAACGTTAAGCATTCTTTAATGAACCTGATGTATCGAAGCGAAGAGGTAGGAGCGGATATCGTCTGTTTTGGTCATTCTCATGTCTTCACTTCTGAACGAAGTAATGATAAACTGTTTATAAATCCTGGCAGTCTAAAAAATCCACGCCTTGTAACGACAGGAACGTATGCAATTTACACGTTGCATGATGATAGGTCTGAAGAGGTCACTTACTATGATTTACAGGGAAATGTCATGAAAGAATGGTCTAAAACTTTTTAA
- a CDS encoding XTP/dITP diphosphatase, translating to MKTVIIATENKGKIKEFKELFAEKGIEVQSLLDLSFPDEIEETGSTFEENAIIKAAALADYYQKPVIADDSGLEIDALDGEPGVYSARYAGGAKNDDANMEKVLENLKGVEESDRTARFVCVIAVVIPGQNPFTYRGTCEGLIANGKTGTNGFGYDPIFYLPEYKKTMAQLLSEEKNRISHRANAIKQLMTNIDEVIG from the coding sequence ATGAAAACGGTAATTATTGCAACTGAAAACAAAGGAAAAATAAAAGAATTTAAAGAACTATTTGCCGAAAAAGGAATTGAAGTTCAATCGTTATTAGATTTATCTTTTCCTGATGAAATAGAAGAAACAGGGAGTACTTTTGAAGAAAATGCAATCATTAAAGCAGCAGCTTTAGCAGATTACTACCAAAAACCTGTTATCGCAGATGATTCAGGTCTTGAAATCGATGCCCTGGATGGTGAACCAGGAGTTTATTCTGCGAGATATGCTGGTGGAGCAAAGAACGATGATGCCAATATGGAAAAAGTATTGGAAAATCTTAAAGGTGTGGAAGAGTCAGATAGAACTGCACGTTTCGTTTGTGTGATTGCTGTTGTCATCCCAGGGCAAAATCCTTTCACATACCGTGGAACTTGTGAAGGTCTAATAGCTAATGGGAAAACAGGGACAAATGGTTTTGGGTATGATCCTATTTTTTACTTGCCTGAATATAAAAAAACGATGGCACAGTTACTTAGTGAAGAAAAGAACCGCATTAGCCATCGCGCCAATGCAATAAAACAATTAATGACTAATATTGATGAAGTAATTGGGTGA
- the rph gene encoding ribonuclease PH: MRADNRKNDELRPIHIETEYIKHPEGSVLISVGETKVICNATVEERVPPFMRGQGKGWITAEYAMLPRATEQRNIRESSKGKVSGRTMEIQRLIGRALRSVIDLEQLGERTIWIDCDVIQADGGTRTASITGAFVALVLALRKIVEQKKIQKLPIKDFLAATSVGIDKNEGVILDLNYIEDSSAEVDMNVVMTGSGQFIELQGTGEEATFSREQLNELLDIAEIGIEQLIAKQKEVLGEI; the protein is encoded by the coding sequence ATGAGAGCTGATAATCGAAAAAATGATGAATTACGCCCTATACATATTGAAACAGAATATATTAAACATCCAGAAGGTTCCGTGCTTATTTCGGTAGGAGAAACGAAAGTAATTTGTAATGCCACAGTAGAAGAACGTGTCCCTCCATTTATGCGAGGGCAAGGTAAAGGGTGGATAACAGCCGAATATGCAATGTTGCCTCGAGCGACAGAGCAACGAAATATACGTGAATCAAGCAAAGGGAAAGTATCAGGTAGAACGATGGAAATCCAACGCCTTATTGGTCGTGCGCTTCGATCAGTTATTGATTTAGAACAATTAGGCGAACGTACCATTTGGATTGATTGCGATGTAATTCAAGCTGATGGTGGAACAAGAACTGCCTCCATTACAGGTGCTTTTGTGGCATTAGTGCTAGCTTTACGAAAAATCGTTGAGCAAAAGAAAATTCAAAAGTTACCTATAAAAGACTTTTTAGCTGCAACATCTGTAGGAATAGATAAAAATGAGGGTGTTATTTTAGATTTAAATTATATCGAAGATTCTAGTGCTGAAGTGGATATGAATGTCGTTATGACTGGATCAGGTCAATTTATTGAACTGCAAGGTACGGGAGAAGAGGCAACTTTTTCAAGAGAGCAATTAAATGAACTTTTAGATATTGCTGAGATAGGAATTGAACAGTTGATTGCAAAACAAAAAGAAGTGCTTGGAGAAATATAA
- a CDS encoding GerMN domain-containing protein: MIHANKLSAFLMLVISVFLLGACGFGDMNENAQQIDPPQVDYVDQDDSLTGTNDSVDENIEMTWRELYLFDKNGYVVPQTLQVPKSLEVAKQSLEYLVKDGPVTNMLPNGFEAVLPAGTEINGINVVDGTATVDFSAEFTNYSPEQEMKILQAITWTLTQFETIENVKLQINGENQEVMPVNGTPINGAMSRADGINFEYGNGVDIVNSKSITLYFLGQANDEYYYVPVTRRVDLNKNDIVATVEELISGPMYYSPLFTDLKHDVTLLSNPIYENGTLTLNFNESVLGDNEGTAISEYVLQSLVLSLTELKGVEQVAVMVNGNTEIMMATGEMLAEPVSRPINVNKVKY; encoded by the coding sequence ATGATACACGCTAATAAATTATCAGCTTTTTTAATGTTAGTAATATCTGTATTTTTACTAGGTGCTTGTGGATTTGGTGATATGAATGAAAATGCTCAGCAAATTGATCCACCTCAAGTCGATTATGTAGACCAAGATGATTCACTGACTGGAACAAATGATAGCGTTGATGAAAATATAGAAATGACGTGGAGAGAGTTGTATCTATTCGATAAAAATGGATATGTAGTTCCGCAAACATTACAAGTTCCTAAAAGTTTAGAAGTAGCAAAACAATCACTAGAATACTTAGTGAAAGATGGTCCAGTCACAAATATGCTTCCTAATGGATTTGAAGCAGTACTTCCTGCTGGAACAGAAATTAACGGCATAAATGTTGTAGATGGTACAGCTACTGTAGATTTTTCTGCAGAGTTTACAAACTACTCACCAGAACAAGAAATGAAAATTTTGCAAGCTATCACTTGGACATTAACGCAGTTTGAAACAATTGAAAATGTGAAGTTGCAAATTAATGGTGAAAACCAAGAAGTTATGCCTGTGAACGGTACACCGATTAACGGAGCAATGAGCCGTGCAGACGGAATTAACTTTGAGTATGGAAATGGTGTGGATATTGTAAACAGTAAGTCTATTACCTTATATTTCTTAGGGCAAGCAAATGATGAATATTACTACGTCCCTGTTACAAGACGAGTAGATTTAAATAAGAATGATATTGTCGCTACTGTTGAAGAGTTAATTTCAGGACCAATGTACTATTCTCCTTTATTTACAGACTTAAAACATGATGTAACGTTACTTTCAAATCCAATTTATGAAAATGGTACTTTGACATTAAACTTTAACGAATCAGTACTAGGAGATAACGAAGGAACGGCAATTTCTGAATATGTCCTTCAATCTTTAGTTCTATCATTAACTGAACTTAAAGGTGTAGAACAAGTAGCTGTCATGGTCAACGGAAATACAGAAATTATGATGGCAACGGGTGAGATGTTAGCTGAACCAGTTTCAAGACCTATAAATGTAAATAAAGTGAAGTATTAA
- the racE gene encoding glutamate racemase, producing the protein MNSPIGVIDSGVGGLTVAKEIMRQLPKEEIVYLGDSARCPYGPRKTEEVLQFTWELVNVLLKKNIKMLVIACNTATAAALPDIQEKLSIPVIGVIHPGARAALKVTENESIGVIGTEGTIKSGAYEQAIKSINSNVKVRSLACPSFVPLVEAGKLTGSETEAEVRRALESILQTDIDTVILGCTHYPLLKPMIEKVLPPTVQIISSGEETAMEVSTILYHSELLYTGNRIPKHQFYSSGSTELFKLIAENWLETSINHVNSVLLQESSY; encoded by the coding sequence TTGAATAGTCCTATCGGCGTAATCGATTCAGGTGTTGGAGGATTAACAGTAGCTAAAGAAATTATGAGACAGTTACCGAAAGAAGAAATTGTATATTTAGGTGATTCTGCTAGATGCCCATACGGACCTCGTAAAACAGAAGAAGTATTGCAATTCACTTGGGAGCTAGTCAATGTTCTTTTGAAAAAGAATATAAAAATGCTTGTAATTGCTTGTAACACTGCAACGGCAGCGGCGTTACCAGACATACAAGAAAAATTATCTATTCCTGTAATTGGAGTAATTCACCCTGGCGCACGTGCGGCGTTGAAAGTAACTGAAAATGAATCAATTGGTGTTATTGGTACAGAAGGCACAATTAAAAGTGGCGCTTATGAACAGGCGATTAAAAGTATAAATTCTAATGTCAAAGTAAGAAGTTTAGCTTGTCCGTCTTTTGTCCCTTTAGTCGAAGCAGGTAAGTTAACAGGTAGCGAAACGGAAGCGGAAGTTCGTCGCGCTTTAGAATCTATATTACAAACAGATATTGATACTGTGATTTTAGGATGTACCCATTACCCGTTATTAAAGCCAATGATTGAAAAAGTATTGCCACCAACTGTCCAAATCATCAGTTCTGGTGAAGAAACTGCAATGGAAGTAAGTACGATTCTTTACCATAGCGAGCTCCTTTATACAGGAAACAGGATTCCAAAGCACCAGTTTTATTCTTCTGGATCGACAGAACTTTTTAAACTGATTGCTGAAAACTGGCTCGAAACATCGATTAACCATGTGAACTCTGTATTACTTCAAGAATCTTCATATTAA
- a CDS encoding MarR family winged helix-turn-helix transcriptional regulator: MIAGIIKQKGREMLADYEITPPQFIALQWLLEHGDLTIGELSSKMFLACSTTTDLIDRMEKNELVTRVRDEKDRRVVQIHLLPKGNDIISEVIKKRQQYLSDKLEGFSKEEVEALQKSMHQLHQHMQED, translated from the coding sequence ATGATAGCAGGAATAATTAAACAAAAAGGGCGCGAAATGTTAGCCGATTATGAAATTACTCCACCACAATTCATTGCTTTGCAATGGCTATTAGAACATGGAGACCTAACGATTGGGGAACTTTCTAGTAAAATGTTCTTAGCTTGCAGCACAACAACCGATCTTATTGATCGAATGGAAAAAAATGAATTAGTAACGCGAGTGAGAGATGAAAAGGACCGCCGTGTTGTGCAAATACACTTATTACCAAAAGGAAATGACATCATAAGTGAAGTAATTAAAAAAAGACAACAATACTTAAGTGATAAATTAGAAGGTTTCTCAAAAGAAGAAGTAGAAGCACTTCAAAAATCGATGCATCAATTGCATCAACATATGCAAGAAGATTAG
- a CDS encoding helix-turn-helix domain-containing protein, translated as MSLKGNDYRPKPLLTKREKEVFDLLVQDKTTKDIAQELFISEKTVRNHISNAMQKLGVKGRSQAVVELLRLGELEL; from the coding sequence ATGAGTTTGAAAGGGAATGATTATCGCCCGAAACCATTATTAACGAAAAGAGAGAAAGAGGTCTTTGACCTACTCGTTCAAGATAAAACAACAAAAGATATAGCTCAAGAGCTATTCATAAGTGAAAAAACAGTTCGAAACCATATCTCAAATGCAATGCAAAAGCTAGGAGTGAAGGGGCGCTCACAAGCAGTTGTCGAGTTATTGCGTTTAGGAGAATTAGAACTATAA
- a CDS encoding acyl-CoA thioesterase has protein sequence MKMRKIAYIDNFSEWEQSFNFSITFTVRFSETDAFGHLNNTVPFTYFEDARVAMLTAIDYEIDANSQLLPVVADIQCDFIKQVFFKETITLYTKINTIGNTSFEIHYMAKNEQREICFVGRGAIVQINKKTGRPHQLDAALIKRLNTLK, from the coding sequence ATGAAGATGCGAAAAATAGCATATATTGATAATTTTAGCGAGTGGGAGCAATCTTTTAACTTTTCGATTACTTTTACTGTCCGATTTTCAGAAACTGATGCATTTGGCCACCTTAATAATACTGTTCCATTTACGTATTTTGAAGATGCGCGAGTAGCAATGTTAACTGCGATCGATTATGAAATTGATGCTAACTCTCAATTACTTCCTGTCGTCGCTGATATTCAATGTGATTTTATTAAACAAGTTTTTTTCAAAGAAACTATCACATTATATACAAAAATTAATACTATAGGTAATACATCATTTGAAATCCACTACATGGCTAAAAATGAGCAAAGGGAAATTTGCTTTGTAGGTCGTGGAGCTATTGTTCAAATAAATAAGAAGACCGGACGTCCACATCAATTGGACGCTGCTTTAATTAAGCGCCTAAATACGCTTAAATAA
- the sdhB gene encoding succinate dehydrogenase iron-sulfur subunit encodes MSENKTVHIKVTRQESPESAPYVEEFKIPYRPNMNIISALMEIRRNPVNSKGEKTSPIQWDMNCLEEVCGACSMVINGKPRQSCTALVDKLEQPIHLEPMRTFPVIRDLMIDRNRMFDSLKKVKAWIPIDGTYDLGPGPRMPEKKRQWAYELSKCMTCGVCLEACPNVNSKSDFIGPAPLSQVRLFNAHPTGEMNKEERLEAIMTDGGLANCGNSQNCVQSCPKGIPLTTSIAALNRDTTIQSFKNFFGSDN; translated from the coding sequence GTGAGTGAAAATAAGACAGTACACATTAAAGTAACACGTCAAGAGAGTCCTGAATCTGCACCTTATGTTGAGGAATTTAAAATTCCTTACCGTCCGAATATGAATATCATTTCGGCGCTTATGGAAATTCGTCGTAACCCTGTTAATAGTAAAGGGGAAAAGACAAGTCCAATTCAATGGGATATGAACTGTTTGGAAGAAGTATGTGGTGCTTGTTCAATGGTAATCAACGGTAAGCCTCGTCAATCATGTACAGCGCTTGTTGACAAACTTGAGCAACCGATTCACCTTGAGCCAATGAGAACATTCCCTGTTATTCGTGACTTAATGATCGATCGTAATCGTATGTTCGATTCATTAAAGAAAGTAAAAGCATGGATTCCAATCGATGGAACTTATGATTTAGGTCCTGGACCAAGAATGCCAGAAAAGAAACGCCAATGGGCATATGAATTATCAAAATGTATGACTTGTGGTGTTTGTTTAGAAGCATGTCCTAACGTAAATAGTAAGTCTGATTTTATTGGACCTGCTCCTTTATCTCAAGTTCGTTTATTTAATGCACATCCAACTGGAGAAATGAATAAAGAGGAACGCCTTGAGGCAATCATGACTGATGGAGGACTTGCAAACTGTGGTAACTCACAAAACTGCGTTCAGTCTTGTCCAAAAGGAATTCCATTAACAACTTCAATCGCAGCTTTAAACCGCGATACTACAATCCAGTCGTTTAAAAACTTCTTCGGAAGCGATAATTAA
- the sdhA gene encoding succinate dehydrogenase flavoprotein subunit translates to MSNRKIIVVGGGLAGLMATIKAAEAGVHVELFSIVPVKRSHSVCAQGGINGAVNTKGEGDSPWEHFDDSVYGGDFLANQPPVKAMADAAPGIIHLMDRMGVMFNRTAEGLLDFRRFGGTQHHRTAFAGATTGQQLLYALDEQVRRHEVAGLVSKYEGWEFLSAIVDDEGVCRGIVAQDLKTMEIHHFTADAVIMATGGPGIVFGKSTNSVINTGTAASALYQQGVKYANGEFIQIHPTAIPGDDKLRLMSESARGEGGRVWTYKDGKPWYFLEEKYPAYGNLVPRDIATREIFDVCVNQKLGVNGENMVFLDLSHKDPKELDVKLGGIIEIYEKFMGDDPRKVPMKIFPAVHYSMGGMWVDYDQMTNIPGLFAAGECEYQYHGANRLGANSLLSAIYGGMVAGPKAVEYIGGLEKTVEDMPVAIAEAHVKKEQEKYDRIMSMDGNENAYVIHKELGEWMTDNVTVVRHNDKLLETDKKIQELMERYQNININDTAAWSNQAASFTRQLWNMLELARVITLGAYNRNESRGAHYKPEFPDRNDEEWLKTTIATYNAEKGPEFSYEDVDTSLIKPRKRDYTKKK, encoded by the coding sequence ATGAGCAATCGCAAAATTATTGTCGTTGGTGGTGGCTTAGCTGGACTTATGGCTACAATTAAAGCTGCAGAAGCTGGCGTACATGTTGAATTATTTTCCATTGTACCAGTAAAACGCTCTCACTCCGTATGCGCACAAGGTGGAATTAACGGTGCTGTTAATACGAAAGGTGAAGGAGATTCACCTTGGGAACACTTTGATGATAGTGTGTACGGCGGAGACTTCTTAGCAAACCAACCTCCAGTAAAAGCGATGGCAGATGCAGCCCCTGGAATTATCCATTTAATGGACCGTATGGGTGTAATGTTCAACCGTACAGCTGAAGGATTATTAGACTTCAGACGTTTCGGAGGCACGCAGCATCACCGTACAGCTTTCGCTGGTGCAACAACTGGTCAACAGTTACTTTATGCACTAGACGAGCAAGTACGTCGCCACGAAGTAGCTGGTCTTGTTTCAAAATATGAAGGATGGGAGTTCTTGTCTGCAATCGTTGACGACGAAGGTGTATGTCGCGGAATTGTAGCACAAGACTTAAAAACGATGGAAATCCATCACTTTACTGCTGATGCTGTAATTATGGCAACAGGTGGTCCTGGAATCGTATTCGGAAAATCTACGAACTCAGTAATTAATACTGGTACAGCTGCAAGTGCACTTTACCAACAAGGTGTTAAATACGCGAACGGAGAATTCATTCAAATTCACCCAACAGCAATTCCTGGAGACGATAAACTTCGTCTTATGAGTGAATCTGCTCGTGGTGAAGGTGGACGAGTTTGGACATATAAAGATGGTAAGCCTTGGTACTTCCTTGAGGAGAAATATCCTGCATACGGAAACTTAGTACCTCGTGATATTGCAACACGTGAAATTTTCGACGTTTGTGTTAACCAAAAACTTGGTGTTAACGGCGAAAACATGGTGTTCTTAGACTTATCACATAAAGATCCAAAAGAATTAGATGTTAAACTTGGTGGTATTATCGAAATCTATGAAAAATTCATGGGTGATGATCCTCGTAAAGTTCCAATGAAAATCTTCCCTGCAGTTCACTACTCAATGGGTGGTATGTGGGTAGATTACGATCAAATGACAAACATTCCTGGTTTATTTGCTGCTGGTGAGTGTGAGTACCAATATCACGGTGCAAACCGTTTAGGTGCTAACTCTTTATTATCTGCAATTTATGGTGGAATGGTTGCTGGTCCTAAAGCAGTTGAATATATCGGTGGTTTAGAAAAGACTGTCGAAGATATGCCAGTTGCTATTGCTGAAGCTCACGTGAAGAAAGAGCAAGAAAAATACGACCGTATTATGAGCATGGATGGCAATGAAAATGCATACGTAATCCATAAAGAACTTGGTGAGTGGATGACAGATAACGTTACTGTTGTACGTCATAACGATAAGCTTCTTGAAACAGATAAGAAGATCCAAGAATTAATGGAACGTTACCAAAACATAAACATTAATGATACAGCTGCATGGAGTAACCAAGCGGCGTCATTTACACGTCAATTATGGAATATGCTTGAATTAGCACGCGTAATTACATTAGGTGCTTACAACCGAAATGAAAGCCGTGGAGCACATTACAAACCAGAATTCCCTGACCGTAATGATGAAGAATGGTTAAAAACTACTATTGCAACATATAACGCTGAAAAAGGTCCTGAATTTAGTTATGAGGATGTTGACACTTCACTGATTAAACCTCGTAAACGTGACTATACAAAGAAAAAATAA
- a CDS encoding succinate dehydrogenase cytochrome b558 subunit, with amino-acid sequence MAGNKSFINRKLHSLLGVFPVGLFLTQHLVINHFATRGPEAFNEAAHFMENLPFRYFLEIFLIFIPLLYHAIYGIYIAFQAKNNVTNYGFFRNWMFVWQRITGVILVIFIAWHVWETRLAYALYDTPVDYNMMAAILSSTPMVIFYIVGVVAATFHFANGLWSFAVSWGIAVSPRSQKIVTYVTLGAFVALTVIGIRSILAFI; translated from the coding sequence ATGGCAGGAAACAAATCATTTATTAACCGAAAATTACACTCTCTTTTAGGTGTATTTCCAGTAGGTTTATTCCTTACACAACATTTAGTTATTAATCACTTTGCAACGCGTGGGCCAGAAGCATTTAACGAAGCAGCCCATTTTATGGAGAATTTACCATTCCGCTACTTTTTAGAAATTTTCCTAATTTTTATTCCATTACTTTATCATGCAATCTATGGAATCTATATTGCGTTCCAAGCAAAAAACAATGTAACGAACTATGGCTTCTTCCGTAACTGGATGTTCGTATGGCAACGTATTACTGGAGTTATTTTAGTAATCTTTATTGCATGGCATGTATGGGAAACTAGACTAGCATATGCACTTTATGATACACCAGTAGACTATAACATGATGGCAGCTATTTTAAGTAGTACGCCTATGGTAATTTTCTATATTGTTGGTGTTGTAGCTGCGACATTCCACTTTGCTAATGGTCTATGGTCATTTGCAGTAAGTTGGGGAATTGCAGTATCACCGCGTTCACAAAAGATTGTAACTTACGTAACATTAGGGGCGTTTGTTGCATTAACAGTAATCGGAATTCGTTCGATTTTAGCTTTTATTTAA
- a CDS encoding YslB family protein has protein sequence MGKILETNDIQVPTFGYELLRDEVIPEILGRDCAQIMYWTGRAMGRKYPCKTLEEIIAFFEKAGWGSLQLTKEKKEEMIFEVTSPIIASRLTSNKDALFGLEAGFLAESVQAIKKYATETHEKVNVKKGIVTFTARWDIKEEI, from the coding sequence ATGGGAAAAATATTGGAAACAAATGATATACAAGTCCCTACTTTTGGTTATGAATTGTTACGAGATGAAGTTATTCCAGAAATACTTGGGAGAGACTGCGCTCAAATAATGTATTGGACTGGTCGGGCTATGGGGAGAAAGTACCCTTGTAAAACGTTAGAAGAAATAATTGCATTCTTTGAAAAAGCAGGCTGGGGCTCTCTGCAATTAACGAAAGAGAAAAAGGAAGAGATGATTTTTGAAGTAACTTCACCAATCATTGCTTCACGGTTAACATCAAATAAAGATGCGCTTTTTGGATTAGAAGCAGGCTTTCTTGCAGAAAGTGTCCAAGCAATAAAGAAGTATGCTACAGAAACACATGAAAAAGTAAACGTAAAGAAAGGCATAGTTACTTTTACAGCACGTTGGGATATCAAAGAAGAAATCTAG
- a CDS encoding GNAT family N-acetyltransferase, protein MNIKLLKTKEDAMKYEEIRKESLQQNPEAFGATYREHISRPNPAERIYGRFQEEGNYTYGMFNENDELVGVCTLLRQSNIKENHKAHIFAMYVTPSARKASIGKLLLQEAIAKAKEIGIVKIMLSVVTSNVPAIKLYESLGFQSYGIEVKALKDENNQYWDENHMVLFL, encoded by the coding sequence ATGAACATAAAATTATTAAAAACGAAAGAAGATGCAATGAAGTATGAGGAGATACGTAAAGAATCATTGCAACAAAATCCAGAAGCTTTTGGAGCGACATACCGAGAACATATTAGCCGCCCTAATCCTGCCGAACGTATTTATGGTCGCTTTCAAGAGGAAGGAAACTACACATACGGGATGTTTAATGAAAACGATGAGCTTGTAGGAGTGTGTACATTATTAAGACAAAGTAACATTAAGGAAAATCATAAAGCACATATTTTTGCTATGTACGTTACTCCTTCCGCACGGAAAGCATCAATTGGAAAGTTATTATTACAAGAAGCTATTGCGAAAGCGAAAGAGATTGGTATTGTAAAAATTATGTTAAGTGTTGTCACTAGCAATGTCCCAGCCATTAAACTATATGAGTCGTTAGGGTTTCAATCATATGGCATTGAGGTAAAAGCCTTAAAAGATGAAAATAACCAATATTGGGATGAAAACCATATGGTATTGTTTTTATAA